One part of the Anomaloglossus baeobatrachus isolate aAnoBae1 chromosome 5 unlocalized genomic scaffold, aAnoBae1.hap1 SUPER_5_unloc_11, whole genome shotgun sequence genome encodes these proteins:
- the LOC142258788 gene encoding uncharacterized protein LOC142258788, giving the protein MSLSFRVLPTLLPESSGCVVFPVLVITIIFLDTQFFILNNTIKKNKCHKNGIKNQSALTAKKPSSTSVYQKIHKGEKRFSSESVRGQGTHTGEKPFSCSECGKCFADQSSFVRHQRTHTEEKPYSCSECGKCFNQISYLDTHQRTHTGEKPYSCSECGKCFADQSSFVRHQRTHMEEKPYSCSECGKCFKQKSYLDTHQRTHTGEKPYPCSECGRCFHRKSQLVTHQRTHTGEKPFSCSECGRCFNQKSHLDTHQRTHTGEKPFSCSECGKCFADQSSLITHQRTHTGEKPFSCSECGRCFNQKSNLARHQKNHTREKPLICLE; this is encoded by the exons ATGAGTTTATCATTTAGAGTCCTCCCCACCTTGTTGCCTGAGTCTTCTGGCTGTGTAGTCTTCCCCGTCCTGGTTATTACCATAA tatttttggatactcaattctttatcctcaacaacactattaagaaaaataaatgtcacaaaaacggcattaaaaatcaaagtgctcttacagcaaagaagcCATCTTCAACTTCAGTATATCAAAAAATTCACAAAGGGGAGAAAAGATTTTCATCAGAATCTGTTAGGGGCCagggaactcacacaggggagaagccattttcatgttcagaatgtggtaaatgttttgcagatcaatcaagttttgttagacatcagagaactcacacggaggagaagccatattcatgttcagaatgtgggaaatgctttaaccAAATATCATATCTTgatacacaccagagaactcatacaggggagaagccatattcatgttcagaatgtgggaaatgttttgcagatcaatcaagttttgttagacatcagagaactcacatggaggagaagccatattcatgttcagaatgtgggaaatgctttaagcAAAAATCATATCTTgatacacaccagagaactcatacaggggagaagccatatccatgttcagaatgtgggagatgttttcacCGAAAATCACaacttgttacacatcaaagaactcacacaggagagaagcctttttcatgttcagaatgtgggagatgttttaaccaaaaatcacatcttgatacacaccagagaactcatacaggggagaagcctttttcatgttcagaatgtgggaaatgttttgcagatcaatcaagtcttattacacatcagagaactcacacaggggagaagcctttttcatgttcagaatgtgggagatgttttaaccaaaaatcaaatcTTGCAAGACACCAAAAAAATCACACAAGGGAGAAACCCTTGATATGTTTAGAATGA